GATGAAAACCATCGGCCCGCTGCAAGGCAAAGCGCAGCCCGTTCCCAAACCGGGCAAGAAAAATCTGCATGAATGCCACTGGGACTCTGCGGTCACATTGACGATTCCGGACGACTGGCCGAGCGGCGTTTATCTTGGACGACTTTCCACACTCAAAGACAAAACCGGCTACGGCTACTGGCAAAGTTATGTGGTGTTCATTGTCAAAGATGATCGGCCCGCGGATATTCTGTTTCAATGTTCGGACAATACCTGGCAGGCATACAACAAGTGGCCGAGCAACTACTCGGTGTATACGCATCCGAAAGGCAACCAGGGACCCTGGGCCGATGTCAGCTTTGATCGACCGTATGCCAAGTACGCACAGATTTATGAAAACCCGCAATCGGTCGGTTCGGGGGAATGGCTCTGTTTTGAATTCCCGTTTGCCTATTGGCTGGAAAAGCACGGCTATGATGTGACCTATTGTTCCAACAGCGACATGACGACTCCCGATCATGGCTTGAGATGCAAGTCGTTTCTCTCGGTTGGCCACGATGAATACTGGGATATCAAACAGTATGAATCGGTGGTGAAAATGCGCGATGCAGGTGTCAATCTGTTGTTCTTCTCAGGTAACTCGGTCTGCTGGGTGACGCCGCTGCTTGACAGTACCGATGGACGACCAAAGCGCATTATGTTCCGCGGCGGCCCTTACGGCGGCAAGTACAAATACGCAGAAGACCGCGAACGGGATAACGGCCCGTTTCCGTTCCGGGGGCCTGACGAAGGTTATCTGATGGGCGCCCGCAATGTCGACCCGGTCAACGGAGGAGGTGACTGGGTCTGTGAATTGCCTGATCACTGGATATTTGAAAATACGGGTATGAAAAAGGGAGACTCCATTCCCGGTTTGATCGGCTGGGAATATCACGGCGATCCCCCCCAAGACATTCCCGGTCTGGAAGTCGTCGCGAAAGGAACGGCACTGCAGGGCGGCGTCAATCCGCAGAACTGGACGGCGACCATCTATCCCGGACCGAAAGACAACTTTGTGTTCAATGCCTCGACCATCTTCTGGTGTCAGGATCTTTCCAGTCCACCCGGACATATGCTGCCCTGGTCGCACTGGTCGCGGCCTCATGGCCCTGATGAGCGCGTGCAGCAGATCACGCACAACATCATGCGCCGCGCCATCTCCTGATATCACGTTGCTCTTGAAATCCAGGACAATCAAAACGCCTTCCTGAATCAGGAGGGCGTTTTTTGATGAGATCTTCAAAATGAATTCATGAAAACTTCTTGGTCGGCCATTTTTAATGGTTTTTGTCATTAAAAGCGAGAGTCAGCGGCGTCAGGATTGTCTGTGAGATTCTCCCGCTGTTGTTTTGACCGGCGTTGAATGGTCCTGTTTCTGCTGCAATTCACGCTTCACTGTTTCCGTGAGCGTGGTAATCGAAGGCTTTCTGCTCCGCCTGAAAAAAAGAAATTATTTTCAGAGCATCTCTTCCCTGATTTTACGATCACTTCATTAAAACTTCGAAATGGGATTGTATAAAGGAGCACGTTTCACACCGCTTTTGAAACGTACCTGGTTTCGCCGGACAGGTGAAACCAAATTCTTTGCGTTCTCCCTTGTTCCTTTTTTATTCCATAAGGAAATCTCATGTTGTTCACAGACAACCAGTCGAAGCGACGAACCGGTTTTACATTGATCGAACTGCTGGTCGTGATTGCGATTATTGCCATTTTGATTGCACTGCTGCTGCCAGCCGTCCAGCAGGCCAGAGAGGCCGCCCGACGATCACAGTGTAAGAATAATTTGAAACAGATTGCCATCGGCATGCACAACTACCATGATCTGCATGGCGTGCTTCCCTTTGGCTGGGATCAGCGCGGTGCCTCCTGGAGTGCCATGATTCTGCCAATGATTGATCAGGCCAATGTTTATAATACCCTGATCTTTCAGGAATCCGGCGATGGCAACTGGGACTCCGGCTCCGCCAATACCGATGCCGCGGCAACTCATCTTCCTGTTTTGTTCTGCCCCAGTTCCCCCATCAAAAAACATTACAGCTTCAATAATATTCCTAATCGTGCTACCTCAAGTTACCTGGGAAATTCTGGATCCGAAGCCACTTCGGACGATGCTTCGACAAAAATATCGGGGACGAAGTCGCTGGAAGAAGTGATTCAGAACGGCTTGTTTTATGCCTGCAGCAGCGTTTCTTTGCGTGATATCAAGGACGGGACATCCAATACCTTCATGTTGTGTGAAGCGCAAACGGATATCGAATTCGGCAAAGATGGTCAGTCAATGGATCACTGGGTGATCGGCTCGCCGCAAACCGATCCCTGTGGATGCAATAACGGTACCGGAGGAACCGAGTTCACCGAGTTTGTCGGCTCCGCTTATGCCAAAATGAATGCTCGCCGCACCGATCCCTCTGCCAGTGGTCATATCATGGAGCTTTCATACGGCAGCTGGCACGTGGGGGGAGGCCATATGGCCTACGCCGATGGTTCGGTCCACTTCATCTCTGAGAATATCGATCAAACCGTGTATCAGGGGCTGTCGACTCGCTTTGGACGCGAAGTGGTGACACCGTAAGGTTCTGATCTCATTATCTCAGGTAAGTATCAAATTTGAAACAACTGCCATTCCATGAAGCGGTGGCAGTTGTTTGCATGAGTCGTTTTTAGTTGAAAGTGTATAAGCATGAAAGTACGTGTTTTTTCTCCCGGCTTCGTTTTGTCTCTGTTGATGTTGTGTGCCGGCTGTGGTGGTTCGATTAATGCCGACTACAGTAACCTTGATCTGATTGATGTCTCAGGGAAAGTTACCCTCGATGGCCAACCGTTATCCGGGGCAACCGTTGCCTTTGAAGCGCCCGACGGAACATATTCATCGGGTGTGACCGATGAAAGTGGCGCCTTTACGTTGATGTTCAACACCGAAAAATCGGGCTGTTTGACGGGGGATAAAATCGTCCGCATTCAGGTCAAAACAGACTTGGAAAATCCGGATGAAGAATCGGGCGAGGGTTCCTCGAATCAACCGCAAAGCAAAATTCCCGAACGGTACAATAAAAAGTCGACACTCGAAGCCACGGTAGACGCGAATCATACCACGTTTGAGTTTGATCTCAAAAGTAAGCCGTAGATATTCAAGGCACTGTTATAAGACTTTCAGGAAGTGTGGATTCGATTCCGAAATGCGGGAATCGGTCAGATGCTCGATGATGCCTGCAATCGCGCCTGCCTGCTTACTGCTGCGGGCACGTTCGATGCGGCAGTCTCGAAAGGAAGAAGCGAGTGCCTTGGTTTCTGTGTTTTCGATCAGACGATCAAAGAGTGCAGCGTCCATATCGAACATGCGACTATGTACGAAGAGTGTCTGTGGATTGAATAAATTGATCACGGTCGCCAGTGCAAACGTGAGTTGATTGCAGACGTTGTTTAATTCCTCCGCGACATTCAGATCATCGGTTTGCACGAGTTCCTGGATCTGATGAATGTCAAGATCACGACCGATACGTTTCGAAACCAGCCGCGTCAGAGCGGTGTCGCTGGCAATGGTTTCCAGGCAGCCGCTTCGACCGCAACCGCACTTTACGCCATCCGGGACCATCGGTAAGTGGCCAATTTCTCCTGCCAGACCACTGCTGCCTTTCAGCAGGCGGCCTTCGATAAACACACCCAGGCCAATTCCCGTGCTCGCATCCAGCATTGCGAAGTCGTCCATGTCGCGTGCCAGGCCAGCATGCCGTTCTGCGAGACAGAGCGCATCGGTTTCCTGTAATACCACGCATTGCAATCCGGTCCGTTTCGACAAGTCTTTCCGGACATATTGACTGTTCGTAATCGGCACATTGGGTGACAGAATCGAGCGTCCCTCGTGCGAATCAAACAGACCAGGCAGGCTGATGCCGACTCCCCAGGTGCGAACGCCATGAGTAGATTTGAGTTTGTTGACTTCCTCACTCACCTTCTGGAGCAGTGCTTCATAGGTGTCGGGGGTCTTGAATTCGATCTGTTTCTTCTCACGAATATTTCCATCCAGTCCGGTCGCGACGAGCGTACATGTCGGCGTATCAATTACCAGTCCGATGACTTGTGCGGTTTCTTCTGCCAGACGTAGTTTTTTTGCAGGACGCCCGCGCGAAGTTGCTGCTTCCTCATACTCCTCCAGCATTCCTGATTTCAACAGAGAAGAGACCGCTTTGGAAACGGTGGGTGCCGTGACGCCCGAGAGTCGCTTAACCTCAGCCCGGGAGCTGGGACCGTTGGACCTCAGTATGCGCAGGACCATCCGCTCATTCATCTGGCTCAAAATTTGTGGTTGTGAAGAGACCAGCGTTCTCATTGAGTTCCTCTGAAAATAAGCCTCAAATTTCCAATTGTGATTTCAGGCAAGGATATCATGGATCACACGACCGCCAACATCAGTTAAACTTTCGTCGCGTCCCTGATGGAAATATGTTAACTGCTCGTGATCCAGCCCCATCATCTGCAGGATGGTAGCATGTAAATCATGAAGATGCACCTTATTTTGTACTGCTTCGAAACCGAATTCGTCTGTTTCGCCGTAAGTGGTGCCACCTTTGATCCCGCCTCCTGCCAGCCACATACTGAAACCATACGGATTATGATTCCGCCCGGGGGCATTTTTTCCTTCACTGAAGGGCATTCGACCAAACTCGCCTCCCCAGACGACCAGAGTCTCATCCAGCATACCCCGTTGTGCCAGATCGGTCAGCAGAGCGGCAATCGGCTGATCGACTTCCCCCGCGTGCCGGCCATGATTCTTCTCGATACTTTCATGCGCATCCCAGGTTTCCTCAAGATGGCCGCCACCGGAATAGAGTTGAATAAACCGTACGCCTCGCTCCACCAGTCGTCGCGCGATCAGACAGTTCCGGCCGTATTCGTCGGTTGGTTTCTCGCCGATGCCATACATTTTTAAAGTCTGCTCGGTTTCCTGTGTCAGGTCGACGGCTTCAGGAGTGGCGGTTTGCATGCGGTAGGCGAGCTCATAGCTGTTGATGCGTGCGGCGAGTTCCTGGCCGCCGGGCCGGGCATCCAGGTGTCGCTGGTTGAGACGCGCCAGTAGATCGAGCTGTTCGCGCTGGGCCGATGGTGAGATATGTTTTGGTCCTTTCAAGTCAAGAATCGGATCGCCGACCGGGCGAAATAACGTTCCCGCATAAGTGGCTGGCATGAATCCGCTCGACCAGTTGGGCTGACCGCTGATCGGGCCGCCGCGCTTATCCAGCATGACGACGTAACCGGGAAGACTTTCATTTTCCGTCCCCAAGCCATATACGCACCAGCTTCCCAGTGAAGGGCGGCCGATTAACGTTTTTCCCGTATTCATCGCCACCAGTGCAGAGCCGTGCGCGTGACTGTCGGTATGGCATGAGTTCAACACGCACAATTTATCCGCATGCTTGCGCACTTCAGGGAAATAGTCGGAGACCAACAATCCACTTTCACCACCCGGACGAAACTTGCGCCAGGCCGGCGTCAGGTAGCCCATTTTTCGGCCACCGGAATTGATGAACTTCTTGTCGGCTGGAAGCTGCTTTCCGGCGTATTTTTCCAGTTCCGGTTTATAATCGAACGTATCTACCTGCGAAGGGGCACCGTTCATCATCAGAAAGATGCACGCTTTGGCCCGCGGTTTGAGTTGAGGCTCTTTGGGGGCAGTTGGATTGAGTGACCGTGGCGGTTCGTCTGCAGAGACCTGCTGTGCGAAAAAGCCGTCTTTCGAGAGCAGGCTCGTCAGCGCCAGTCCCGCGAAACCGGCTCCCATCTCCCATACAAACTCGCGACGCGAGTTGCCACAAGGGAAACGCCGTTGATTCATCATGAACATCTCAATCTAGATACAGGAATTCGTTCGAGTTAAACAGTACGTGACAGAGTGAGGCCAGCGCGAGCTCGTTCGGCGTCATTTCTGTTGAGCTGGTGGATGCGGCCTGTTGTTGTGATTTCTGGAAATGGGCTGACTGAACCACAAGATGTCGCACCGCCAGCGTCTTTTCTTCCGCAGCCGGCGGTCGGGCATAAACGCGTTCCCACAATTGTCGAACCTGTGCTCCCGGTTCGCTGGTTGCCTGACTGATTTCCCGGGCCAGGGTTTCACTGCGGGCATGCACAAATTCATTATTCAGCATCGCCAGCGATTGTGTCGGGACCGTCGTGACATCACGTTTTCCGCACGACTGAGTCGAGTCGCATAAATCAAAGGTCGTCATCATCGGCGGCAGCAGGCCCCGTTTGGAATAGGTATAAAGACTGCGCCGGTTTTGTTCCTCCGGGGGAGAGGCCTGCCAGGCTTTGGATTTGGTTGAAAGACCCTCCAGTGCCGCGGCGCTGATCGCCGGACGAAAGCCGGGGCCTCCGCGGCGCAGATCCAGTTCGCCCGTTCGCGCCAGCATGGAATCGCGCAGCGCCTCTGCATCGAGACGTCGGCGTTCTGCCCGCCACCAGAGTCGGTTTCCCGCATCGCGGGATTGATATTCTTTCGCCTGGGGATGCAGCGATGACTGCTGCCAGGTGCGCGACATTAGAATCAGTTTGTGCATGCGTTTGATTGTTCCGCCTCCCGACTGGAACTCGGCGGCAAGCCAGTCCAGTAGCTCCGGATGCGTCGGCGGATCAGCCATGAAACCGAAATTGTTCGGTGAACGGACAATGCCTTCACCAAAATGATGCAGCCACAAACGATTCACAAACACGCGCGCCGTCAGGGGCTGGTTAGGATTTGTAATCCAGCGGGCCAGTTGCAGTCGGCGGTGTGACGTGTCGGCGTCTTTCGGGTGCGGGGTGAAGGGGCGTTCGAGTTCGGGAATCATTGAAAGCGAAGCCGGCGTGACGGCCTGCAGCGGATGTTCCCGCTCGCCATTTTTCAGAACGTGTAAGGGGGCAGGGGACGAACTCAGGTCGGTCCATCCCAGCACATCCGGGAAACCCAGTTGTTCCGGTTTCGGTCCCCCCAGCAGTTTCCGGTCCCCGGCCGCGATGGGACCGGCCCAGAACGCCGACGCCATGCGGTAATAGTCTTCCTGCGTAATCGGATCAAACTTATGAGAATGACACCGCGCACATTTCACAGTCATGCCCAGAAAAGCAGATGAGGTCGTATGCACCAGATCTTCCAGCCGATCGTATTGATAATCGAGCGGATCGTTGGGCTCATCATTCCAGGTTCCCAATCGTAGAAAGCCGGTGGCGATGACCGAACTTTTACTGCGATCCGGTAGTTCGTCACCGGCGATTTGTTCGAGGATAAAGCGATCATAAGGCAGATCGGAATTGAACGCGTCGACCACCCAGTCGCGATACTTCCAGGCGAACGGCTTTTCCTGATCGCGCTCATAACCGCTGGTGTCGGCATAGCGGACCAGATCCAGCCAGTAGCGGGCCCAGCGTTCGCCGTATTGTGGAGATGCCAGCAATGCGTCAATTCGTCGCTCCCAGGCATCGGGCGAGGTGTCGTTTTCAAATTGTGTGATCTGCTTCAGAGTAGGAGGCAGTCCGGTGATGTCATAGTACAAGCGTCGCAAACGGGTTCGCTTGTCTGCGAGAGGGGCCGGCTTGAGCTGCTTTTCTTCCAGCCGTTTGAGAATGAAGGCATCAATCGGGTTCGCCGGCTGCGATCCTGTTTTCAACGTTGGAACTGCGGGACGCTTGATTGGTTGCAGAGACCACCAGTCCCGCCCTGCACGCAATTTCGTGGTTCGCTCGAACAGGTCAATCTTCCGCCCCTCAGGCCAGGGCGCACCCGCGGCAAGCCAGCGTTCCAGCCGTTGGAGTTCGTCAGCAGGCAGTTTTTGCGGTCGTCCCTGTTTCTCGGGTGGCATTTCGCCATCTCGAACGCGCGCCAGCAGATGGCTTTCCAGCGGCGATTTCAAATCGACGGCGGTTCCGGAATCGCCCCCTTTTAATAAGTCGGCGCGAGTAACGACAGACAGACTTCCAGACTTGTTCTGTTCTTGATGACATTCAATACACCGATTGATCAGCAGGGGGACGATCTCTGTTTCGAAATCGGGCGAACCCTCAGCCGTTTCACCTGACTGAGTACCGCTGAAAAACAGGCTTCCCGCTAACAGAAACTGATAAAGAAGTCGGCAATTCATGGTGTGTGCTTTCAAATCCGCAAGAACACATAGGGTCTGAATAATGCCTCTAGCTTACAGCCGATCTTCATTTTGTCAACGGCGTTTACAAAATGAAGGGCCGGTTTATTCAACGGTGTTTACAAATGATTTCATTACTTGTCTGGTATTCGAGTGAGAGTGAATGGTTTTTTGTAACTAGTTTTTATTGTAATGGTTATGGGTTTTTGTGGGGCGACCTCAGGTCTCTGCCCGCTTATTCGTCTAGTTTTTCAATCCGTCTGATGTGCCGTCCCCCTTCGAAGGGGGTTGTCAGCCAGATATCGATGATTTCATACACGTCGTGCATGGAAACCATCCGTTCGCCCATCGAGATCATGTTGGCGTTATTATGCATTCGCGCCAGACGGGCTGACTTTTCGTTCCAGCAGACCGCACAGCGAATGCCTTTGACCCGATTGGCGGCAATCGCTTCGCCGTTTCCAGAACCACCTAGCACAATCCCGCGATCGAATTCTCCGGCTGCGACCGCTTTCGCAGCCGGGAAGATAAAGTCAGGATAATCAACCGACTCGGTCGAATCAGTGCCGAAATCTTCCACCTGATAGCCTTCTTTTGTGAGGTGTTCAATGATCCGGCGTTTGTAGCGATAGCCGGCATGGTCTGAAGCAATCACGATTTTTTTGACAGGTTGTTCTGAAGGAGCTGGTGAAGTCATTCGTTTCAAATTCTAGAGTGGATTAAAAGTAATGGTTGCGCTTTGAGTGCCTTTGCAGAGGACCCGGTTGAGGTGGAATTCCTCAAACCGAGTCAGCGTAGCACTCAGGAACGCATTGATATAAAAGGGATCGGAACTGGACGTATTTATTTTCCGATTCGATAGAGTTGTGTTTTGGTACGAATCAACAGAGTATCG
This window of the Gimesia fumaroli genome carries:
- a CDS encoding N,N-dimethylformamidase beta subunit family domain-containing protein, which translates into the protein MKEMNSDRRKLLKGAVATSLASLAGNLSLDNAHAAKADPDLIHRENLKEGATDWQLTRVQLDKRAGFRSPKIEGYCSKQSVAAGDTIDIKVSTRPAQEFKIEIFRTGYYGGRGARLMKTIGPLQGKAQPVPKPGKKNLHECHWDSAVTLTIPDDWPSGVYLGRLSTLKDKTGYGYWQSYVVFIVKDDRPADILFQCSDNTWQAYNKWPSNYSVYTHPKGNQGPWADVSFDRPYAKYAQIYENPQSVGSGEWLCFEFPFAYWLEKHGYDVTYCSNSDMTTPDHGLRCKSFLSVGHDEYWDIKQYESVVKMRDAGVNLLFFSGNSVCWVTPLLDSTDGRPKRIMFRGGPYGGKYKYAEDRERDNGPFPFRGPDEGYLMGARNVDPVNGGGDWVCELPDHWIFENTGMKKGDSIPGLIGWEYHGDPPQDIPGLEVVAKGTALQGGVNPQNWTATIYPGPKDNFVFNASTIFWCQDLSSPPGHMLPWSHWSRPHGPDERVQQITHNIMRRAIS
- a CDS encoding DUF1559 domain-containing protein translates to MLFTDNQSKRRTGFTLIELLVVIAIIAILIALLLPAVQQAREAARRSQCKNNLKQIAIGMHNYHDLHGVLPFGWDQRGASWSAMILPMIDQANVYNTLIFQESGDGNWDSGSANTDAAATHLPVLFCPSSPIKKHYSFNNIPNRATSSYLGNSGSEATSDDASTKISGTKSLEEVIQNGLFYACSSVSLRDIKDGTSNTFMLCEAQTDIEFGKDGQSMDHWVIGSPQTDPCGCNNGTGGTEFTEFVGSAYAKMNARRTDPSASGHIMELSYGSWHVGGGHMAYADGSVHFISENIDQTVYQGLSTRFGREVVTP
- a CDS encoding transthyretin-like family protein translates to MKVRVFSPGFVLSLLMLCAGCGGSINADYSNLDLIDVSGKVTLDGQPLSGATVAFEAPDGTYSSGVTDESGAFTLMFNTEKSGCLTGDKIVRIQVKTDLENPDEESGEGSSNQPQSKIPERYNKKSTLEATVDANHTTFEFDLKSKP
- a CDS encoding ROK family transcriptional regulator, which gives rise to MRTLVSSQPQILSQMNERMVLRILRSNGPSSRAEVKRLSGVTAPTVSKAVSSLLKSGMLEEYEEAATSRGRPAKKLRLAEETAQVIGLVIDTPTCTLVATGLDGNIREKKQIEFKTPDTYEALLQKVSEEVNKLKSTHGVRTWGVGISLPGLFDSHEGRSILSPNVPITNSQYVRKDLSKRTGLQCVVLQETDALCLAERHAGLARDMDDFAMLDASTGIGLGVFIEGRLLKGSSGLAGEIGHLPMVPDGVKCGCGRSGCLETIASDTALTRLVSKRIGRDLDIHQIQELVQTDDLNVAEELNNVCNQLTFALATVINLFNPQTLFVHSRMFDMDAALFDRLIENTETKALASSFRDCRIERARSSKQAGAIAGIIEHLTDSRISESNPHFLKVL
- a CDS encoding DUF1501 domain-containing protein, producing the protein MMNQRRFPCGNSRREFVWEMGAGFAGLALTSLLSKDGFFAQQVSADEPPRSLNPTAPKEPQLKPRAKACIFLMMNGAPSQVDTFDYKPELEKYAGKQLPADKKFINSGGRKMGYLTPAWRKFRPGGESGLLVSDYFPEVRKHADKLCVLNSCHTDSHAHGSALVAMNTGKTLIGRPSLGSWCVYGLGTENESLPGYVVMLDKRGGPISGQPNWSSGFMPATYAGTLFRPVGDPILDLKGPKHISPSAQREQLDLLARLNQRHLDARPGGQELAARINSYELAYRMQTATPEAVDLTQETEQTLKMYGIGEKPTDEYGRNCLIARRLVERGVRFIQLYSGGGHLEETWDAHESIEKNHGRHAGEVDQPIAALLTDLAQRGMLDETLVVWGGEFGRMPFSEGKNAPGRNHNPYGFSMWLAGGGIKGGTTYGETDEFGFEAVQNKVHLHDLHATILQMMGLDHEQLTYFHQGRDESLTDVGGRVIHDILA
- a CDS encoding PSD1 and planctomycete cytochrome C domain-containing protein translates to MNCRLLYQFLLAGSLFFSGTQSGETAEGSPDFETEIVPLLINRCIECHQEQNKSGSLSVVTRADLLKGGDSGTAVDLKSPLESHLLARVRDGEMPPEKQGRPQKLPADELQRLERWLAAGAPWPEGRKIDLFERTTKLRAGRDWWSLQPIKRPAVPTLKTGSQPANPIDAFILKRLEEKQLKPAPLADKRTRLRRLYYDITGLPPTLKQITQFENDTSPDAWERRIDALLASPQYGERWARYWLDLVRYADTSGYERDQEKPFAWKYRDWVVDAFNSDLPYDRFILEQIAGDELPDRSKSSVIATGFLRLGTWNDEPNDPLDYQYDRLEDLVHTTSSAFLGMTVKCARCHSHKFDPITQEDYYRMASAFWAGPIAAGDRKLLGGPKPEQLGFPDVLGWTDLSSSPAPLHVLKNGEREHPLQAVTPASLSMIPELERPFTPHPKDADTSHRRLQLARWITNPNQPLTARVFVNRLWLHHFGEGIVRSPNNFGFMADPPTHPELLDWLAAEFQSGGGTIKRMHKLILMSRTWQQSSLHPQAKEYQSRDAGNRLWWRAERRRLDAEALRDSMLARTGELDLRRGGPGFRPAISAAALEGLSTKSKAWQASPPEEQNRRSLYTYSKRGLLPPMMTTFDLCDSTQSCGKRDVTTVPTQSLAMLNNEFVHARSETLAREISQATSEPGAQVRQLWERVYARPPAAEEKTLAVRHLVVQSAHFQKSQQQAASTSSTEMTPNELALASLCHVLFNSNEFLYLD
- the rpiB gene encoding ribose 5-phosphate isomerase B, which translates into the protein MTSPAPSEQPVKKIVIASDHAGYRYKRRIIEHLTKEGYQVEDFGTDSTESVDYPDFIFPAAKAVAAGEFDRGIVLGGSGNGEAIAANRVKGIRCAVCWNEKSARLARMHNNANMISMGERMVSMHDVYEIIDIWLTTPFEGGRHIRRIEKLDE